The following coding sequences lie in one Glycine soja cultivar W05 chromosome 16, ASM419377v2, whole genome shotgun sequence genomic window:
- the LOC114389738 gene encoding uncharacterized protein LOC114389738 has translation MEAHSPVIAKKLWNVLRITFFMIRKGLVSKRKLIMDMNLMMKKGKLLRKSMSNFMSSHHHHHHHHSKSLARGYGMQEYEFSCSNSPSPVFFHVPKKKHHFNFPCMNTTEVVEEPRPVVLVPNMTPEYTFNHRFDNASDFAPGERISPFTVRISNYSSEDEENEQEGGNGNAQVDDQAEAFIRRFYEQLRMQSRMQLLEYQEM, from the coding sequence atggaGGCACATTCTCCAGTTATAGCCAAGAAGCTATGGAATGTGTTGAGGATCACTTTCTTCATGATCAGGAAGGGTTTGGTGTCAAAGAGGAAGCTGATTATGGACATGAATTTGATGATGAAGAAAGGGAAATTGCTCAGAAAATCTATGAGCAATTTCATGTCATctcatcaccaccaccatcatcatcattcaAAGAGTTTGGCACGTGGCTATGGCATGCAGGAATATGAATTCTCATGCAGCAACAGCCCAAGTCCTGTTTTTTTCCATGTGCCAAAGAAGAAGCACCATTTCAACTTCCCTTGCATGAATACCACAGAGGTTGTTGAAGAGCCTAGGCCCGTGGTTTTGGTGCCTAATATGACACCTGAATACACTTTCAACCATAGGTTTGATAATGCATCTGATTTTGCTCCTGGGGAGAGGATCTCACCCTTCACTGTGAGGATCTCCAACTACTCATCTGAGGATGAAGAAAATGAACAAGAGGGTGGAAATGGAAATGCCCAAGTTGATGATCAGGCTGAGGCTTTCATCAGAAGGTTCTATGAACAGCTGAGAATGCAAAGCCGAATGCAGTTGCTGGAGTACCAAGAGATGTGA
- the LOC114389626 gene encoding INO80 complex subunit D-like — MDEWGYASSPPRPVAIEGGEGDTALAKSRVLTREEVLRRRLRRTRQLGRCYRAHYWALMEEMRSKYRDYSWSYGKSPFKEDHNDNSDNNNNQNGVVSGGGDDIVQCRYNGCKTKAMALTNYCHTHILSDSKQKLYQGCKAVAKNLPTGPSFCNKPILRSMVPPACPSHFQFGERCLARALRRAGLGTAIATTRKPNGKLHVITSEFVRQIQNKRKLALKKTDPKVETE; from the exons ATGGACGAGTGGGGTTATGCGTCCTCTCCGCCGCGGCCGGTGGCGATCGAGGGCGGCGAGGGAGACACGGCGCTGGCGAAGTCGCGCGTGCTGACGCGGGAGGAGGTGCTCCGGCGGCGGCTGCGGCGAACGAGGCAGCTGGGGCGGTGCTACCGGGCCCACTACTGGGCCCTGATGGAGGAGATGAGGTCCAAGTACCGAGACTACAGCTGGAGCTACGGCAAGAGCCCCTTCAAGGAAGATCACAATGACAACagcgacaacaacaacaaccaaaacGGCGTCGTTTCTGGTGGTGGTGACGACATCGTGCAGTGTCGTTATAACGGATGCAAGACGAAGGCCATGGCTTTGACGAATTACTGTCACACTCATATATTGAGCGATTCCAAGCAGAAGCTTTACCAGGGATGCAAAGCCGTTGCCAaaaa TTTGCCAACAGGGCCTTCTTTTTGTAATAAGCCAATATTGAGGTCCATGGTTCCTCCTGCATGCCCCTCTCATTTTCAATTTGGTGAAAGGTGTTTAGCTCGTGCATTAAGAAGGGCAGGGTTAGGGACTGCTATCGCCACTACTCGTAAGCCTAATGGGAAGTTACATGTAATAACTTCTGAATTTGTCCgccaaattcaaaataaacgaAAGCTTGCATTGAAGAAAACTGATCCTAAAGTTGAGACTGAATAA